One Corallococcus exiguus DNA segment encodes these proteins:
- a CDS encoding integrase core domain-containing protein, with protein sequence MRVFVKALVETMRSALRSRSDLVLENLALRQQLAVFREKRASPRLARGDRLFWVFLQRLWQGWRRPLCLVQPATVVKWHRMGFRLFWRWKSRSQVGRPRATPEVRALIRRMAEANPTWGAPRIHGELLKLGMEVGQTTVARYMPRPGRGAPKSSQTWRNFLRLHLAESAGMDFFVIPTATFGVLLGFVVVSHRDRRILNLNVTAHPTEEWTKQQLREAFPWTSAPRYLHRDRDKLYSESVRATLTHLGIREVPSAARCPWQNPYAERVIGSIRRELLDHVVVLNEAHARCLLREYQRYYNASRTHLSLGKDAPETREVQGPDHGAKVIELREVFGLHHRYERRAA encoded by the coding sequence ATGCGGGTCTTCGTGAAGGCGCTGGTCGAGACGATGCGCTCGGCCCTGCGGAGCCGTTCGGATCTGGTGCTGGAGAACCTGGCTCTTCGTCAGCAACTCGCAGTCTTTCGTGAGAAGCGCGCATCACCGCGGCTTGCGCGGGGCGACCGCCTCTTCTGGGTGTTTCTCCAACGCCTCTGGCAGGGCTGGCGGAGGCCACTGTGCTTGGTGCAGCCTGCGACAGTGGTGAAGTGGCATCGGATGGGCTTTCGACTCTTCTGGCGATGGAAGTCCCGGAGTCAGGTGGGGCGGCCTCGGGCAACTCCAGAGGTGCGCGCGTTGATTCGGCGCATGGCCGAAGCCAATCCGACATGGGGTGCCCCGCGCATTCACGGGGAGTTACTAAAGCTGGGGATGGAGGTTGGTCAGACAACGGTCGCTCGGTACATGCCCAGACCGGGAAGGGGAGCGCCGAAATCGTCACAAACATGGCGGAACTTCTTGCGCTTGCATCTGGCGGAATCCGCGGGGATGGACTTCTTTGTCATTCCGACTGCGACGTTTGGAGTGCTGTTGGGATTTGTGGTTGTGAGTCACCGAGACAGGCGAATCCTCAACCTCAATGTGACAGCGCATCCGACGGAAGAATGGACGAAGCAGCAGTTGCGAGAGGCCTTTCCCTGGACCAGTGCTCCGAGATACTTGCACCGAGATAGGGACAAGCTCTACTCCGAGAGCGTTCGCGCCACGCTTACCCATTTGGGGATTCGCGAGGTGCCGAGTGCAGCACGGTGTCCGTGGCAGAATCCCTATGCGGAGAGAGTCATCGGCTCGATACGTAGGGAGCTGCTGGACCATGTCGTCGTCCTGAACGAAGCCCACGCTCGGTGCCTGCTGCGTGAGTACCAGCGCTACTACAATGCGAGCCGGACGCACCTGTCGCTCGGGAAAGATGCGCCCGAGACGCGTGAGGTGCAGGGCCCGGATCACGGAGCCAAGGTGATAGAGCTGCGGGAAGTCTTCGGGCTCCACCACCGGTACGAGCGCCGCGCTGCGTAG
- a CDS encoding lecithin retinol acyltransferase family protein, whose amino-acid sequence MNLYSQIGTNALVPAGDLLPGQVNAIVAASLYQLGDHLRSTRGVYTHHGIYVGEGQVVHYAGDRAKDADSARVRLGTLEEFADGHPIEVVPYGTCLPPIEVVMRAHNLLGEARYNLVLHNCEHLATLAKVGVPFSTQVREVLAIVGTPLAAKMAATFLAGGAALKFAGAARTMTALSAAGSLIGGGPLAGVAVTGAAVGAVSLTTLFLAYKDDPFAPDVERQARAEARSTGWLTLLLGVLGTAALVAFLGRGRGAALVSSGLKSVGKVVGGGMAAGAVVCTGAPLVLAAVGAQTAYSRSKKKGAKEPAES is encoded by the coding sequence ATGAATCTTTACAGTCAGATCGGCACGAATGCCCTCGTGCCTGCCGGCGACCTTCTGCCGGGGCAGGTCAACGCCATCGTCGCAGCGAGTCTGTACCAGCTTGGAGACCATTTGCGTTCCACGCGAGGGGTGTACACGCATCACGGTATCTACGTCGGCGAGGGCCAGGTCGTTCACTATGCTGGAGATCGCGCTAAGGATGCCGACAGCGCTCGGGTTCGGTTGGGCACCCTCGAAGAGTTTGCGGATGGTCATCCCATCGAGGTCGTGCCCTATGGCACGTGCCTCCCCCCGATTGAAGTCGTGATGCGCGCCCACAATCTCCTGGGCGAGGCCCGCTACAATCTTGTCCTACACAATTGCGAGCACCTTGCAACGCTGGCGAAGGTTGGAGTGCCGTTCAGCACTCAGGTGCGTGAGGTCCTCGCCATCGTCGGCACTCCGCTTGCCGCGAAAATGGCTGCGACCTTTCTTGCGGGTGGTGCCGCGCTGAAGTTCGCTGGCGCCGCGAGGACGATGACGGCCCTGAGTGCCGCCGGCAGCCTCATTGGTGGTGGTCCGCTTGCTGGAGTGGCCGTCACCGGAGCAGCGGTTGGGGCGGTGTCCCTGACGACGCTTTTCCTGGCCTACAAGGACGACCCCTTTGCGCCGGACGTCGAGCGCCAAGCCCGCGCGGAAGCGCGCAGCACCGGCTGGCTGACCCTCTTGCTCGGCGTGCTCGGCACCGCGGCTCTGGTTGCTTTCCTTGGCCGAGGCAGGGGCGCAGCTCTGGTGAGCAGCGGGCTCAAGAGCGTCGGCAAGGTTGTTGGTGGCGGCATGGCGGCTGGTGCCGTTGTCTGCACTGGTGCGCCACTGGTTCTGGCGGCCGTGGGGGCGCAGACGGCCTACTCTCGCTCGAAAAAGAAGGGCGCGAAGGAGCCGGCGGAATCCTAG
- a CDS encoding zinc ribbon domain-containing protein: MSTRKPESAVSDSATSAMDAPAKLERGLSWRMLLSELGVAGPNCPSCGHGFEKMPQRKRACPKCSAILYSRKRAFDGAKSLLTETQARDDEAQGSLRSFVQNGGVPEPEVEALLILLHGQLGRVPTAHDVVAEILMRQAATHAEAWNWGLYRNARFNLAEALVHQGRREDALNLFLEVLLLDLNGPRNMGTKDPEIVRRFPPFDPSTAFLAPGAIGRAVDVMADLRLSTDEVEKRFISLDGSTEPLRGLPRSAVDAWRDLKRVFANVQR, translated from the coding sequence ATGAGCACCAGAAAGCCAGAGTCTGCGGTATCAGACTCTGCAACAAGTGCGATGGACGCACCTGCCAAGCTGGAGAGAGGCCTGTCCTGGCGCATGCTTCTCTCCGAGCTTGGGGTGGCGGGGCCGAATTGCCCAAGTTGCGGCCATGGGTTCGAGAAGATGCCGCAGCGAAAGAGGGCCTGTCCGAAGTGCAGTGCCATTCTGTATTCGCGTAAGCGAGCGTTCGACGGCGCCAAGTCACTGCTTACGGAGACTCAGGCCCGCGACGATGAGGCGCAAGGTTCGCTTCGCTCTTTCGTACAGAATGGCGGGGTGCCGGAGCCCGAGGTTGAGGCGCTCCTCATACTGCTCCATGGGCAGCTTGGTCGAGTCCCCACTGCACACGATGTGGTGGCAGAAATCCTGATGCGCCAGGCCGCGACGCATGCCGAAGCATGGAACTGGGGTTTGTATCGTAACGCACGTTTCAACTTGGCTGAAGCGCTTGTCCACCAGGGGCGACGTGAAGATGCATTGAACCTCTTCCTTGAGGTACTCCTGCTTGACCTGAATGGGCCGCGCAACATGGGGACCAAAGACCCGGAGATCGTTCGACGTTTCCCTCCCTTTGACCCGTCAACTGCCTTCCTCGCCCCGGGCGCCATTGGCCGTGCCGTCGACGTCATGGCCGACCTCCGTCTTTCAACAGATGAAGTGGAAAAACGGTTCATCTCGCTGGATGGCTCTACTGAGCCCCTGCGGGGGCTGCCGCGCTCGGCTGTCGATGCCTGGCGAGACCTCAAGAGGGTTTTCGCCAACGTTCAGCGATAA
- a CDS encoding DUF262 domain-containing protein: MLLAILSAAHVPEVVMEARPSQILEFFNGTKQMLVPLFQRPYEWGPSEWETLWADLLEQYERTEEESVASHFTGAIVTAPARSVPVGVSKYLVIDGQQRLTTVTILICAMRSLFESGTKEYRKLTRLLVNEDDDGLDHFKLLPTQPDRAAFQALIAATPQADTRFTQAFEFFQKKLAGNDSDGAPINSERLATAVQSRLTVVAIHLGDTDDPYLIFESLNAKGTPLTQADLVRNYLLLRLHSNAQQKAYEEAWLPMQAILPGEHLTEFMRQYLMMNGEEVAKSAIYTVLKKRLLDVQDAAIAGELLRMQKASVLYANIVGLTAPTDATVGKGLARLHRWDIATANPFILKLLLAHSRAEVSATDVASSIALIESFVVRRAVCAVPTNQLKRIFLSITKDMPASGVPQWLSKTLAAGSSGRRWPKDDEFKDSLLRYRAYAQPTARCRFLLESIEEHHGHKEPAAFANATIEHVMPQTLTDEWRSMIGDNVTEIHEQWVDLLGNLTLTGYNSELSNSPFPIKKQLLSDSHFEMNKWIAGKEKWTEVELRERTELVFAKTKEIWPRPAE, encoded by the coding sequence ATGCTGTTGGCAATCCTAAGTGCTGCCCATGTTCCGGAGGTAGTGATGGAAGCGCGCCCAAGCCAAATCCTTGAGTTCTTCAACGGCACCAAGCAGATGCTCGTGCCGCTCTTCCAGCGCCCTTACGAGTGGGGTCCGAGTGAATGGGAGACGCTCTGGGCCGACCTCCTCGAGCAGTACGAGCGTACGGAAGAGGAGTCCGTCGCGAGTCACTTCACGGGGGCCATCGTCACGGCACCTGCGCGGTCAGTTCCTGTGGGCGTCTCGAAGTACCTGGTCATTGATGGTCAGCAACGGCTCACGACCGTCACCATCCTCATCTGTGCGATGCGCAGCCTCTTCGAGTCCGGGACGAAGGAGTACCGGAAGCTGACCCGACTCCTCGTCAACGAGGACGACGATGGCCTCGACCACTTCAAACTGCTCCCGACGCAGCCCGACCGAGCGGCATTCCAGGCGCTCATTGCAGCGACGCCCCAGGCCGACACGCGCTTCACCCAGGCCTTCGAGTTCTTTCAGAAGAAACTGGCGGGCAACGATTCAGATGGAGCGCCAATAAATTCTGAGCGGCTAGCAACCGCCGTTCAGAGCCGCCTCACCGTTGTCGCCATCCACCTCGGCGACACGGACGACCCGTACCTCATTTTCGAGAGTCTCAACGCCAAGGGCACCCCCCTCACCCAAGCAGACCTCGTTCGCAACTACCTCCTTCTCCGGCTCCACTCGAACGCGCAGCAGAAGGCCTACGAAGAAGCGTGGCTGCCAATGCAAGCGATTCTACCCGGAGAGCACCTCACCGAGTTCATGCGTCAGTACTTGATGATGAACGGAGAGGAGGTCGCGAAGTCCGCAATTTACACCGTCCTCAAGAAGCGGCTCCTCGATGTACAGGACGCGGCCATCGCAGGTGAGTTGCTTCGCATGCAAAAGGCCTCGGTCCTATATGCCAACATCGTCGGCCTCACAGCACCGACGGATGCAACCGTCGGCAAGGGGCTGGCGCGACTTCACCGCTGGGACATCGCGACAGCCAACCCATTCATCCTGAAGCTACTCTTGGCTCACTCCAGGGCAGAAGTCAGCGCGACCGATGTAGCTTCGTCCATCGCCCTCATTGAGTCTTTCGTGGTGCGTCGAGCCGTCTGCGCCGTCCCCACCAACCAACTCAAGCGCATCTTCCTGTCGATTACTAAGGACATGCCTGCCTCGGGCGTTCCGCAGTGGCTGTCGAAAACGCTGGCCGCGGGTTCGAGTGGCAGGAGATGGCCGAAGGACGACGAGTTCAAGGACTCACTCCTCCGATATCGCGCCTACGCTCAGCCGACGGCTCGCTGCAGATTCCTCTTGGAGAGCATTGAGGAGCACCACGGCCACAAGGAGCCAGCAGCTTTCGCGAACGCGACCATCGAGCACGTGATGCCACAGACGCTGACCGATGAGTGGCGGTCAATGATTGGCGACAACGTGACGGAAATTCACGAGCAATGGGTTGACCTTCTCGGGAACCTGACGCTCACCGGCTACAACAGCGAACTCTCGAATTCGCCATTCCCCATCAAGAAGCAGCTTCTGAGTGACAGCCACTTCGAGATGAATAAATGGATCGCAGGCAAAGAAAAGTGGACAGAAGTCGAACTCCGCGAAAGAACGGAGTTGGTCTTCGCCAAGACGAAGGAAATCTGGCCGCGTCCTGCTGAGTAA
- a CDS encoding class I SAM-dependent methyltransferase produces the protein MNDNRNAFTPYEPSADIAAALAFGAAWPGARVLEIGCGLGDDALLLAEAGCRVTAFDLSEICIAHARSRHNWLRGADPIKSKCTFSVGDHLTLSKLARANRTFDLVSDRLVFSNIGNQRIRTKYLRDIAHLIRRGGLFFLRVGSSPLPSNPVATDLTKTDKAILKDLFQSVGLRTGRNETAKKRAAPILGKWMPMLPHRGGYTPAAGAFLLEAKNLPRTSGSTRST, from the coding sequence ATGAACGACAATCGCAACGCATTCACGCCTTACGAACCGTCAGCAGACATTGCGGCAGCGCTTGCATTCGGTGCTGCTTGGCCCGGCGCCCGAGTACTTGAGATCGGCTGCGGCCTCGGCGACGATGCATTGCTCCTTGCCGAGGCAGGCTGTCGCGTGACAGCGTTCGACCTCTCCGAAATCTGCATTGCGCATGCACGCTCCCGGCACAATTGGCTTCGCGGGGCAGATCCAATCAAGAGCAAATGCACATTTTCCGTCGGCGACCACCTGACCCTATCGAAGCTGGCGCGAGCAAATAGAACGTTCGATCTGGTTTCAGACCGCCTAGTCTTCTCCAACATTGGAAACCAACGCATCAGAACGAAGTACCTTCGGGACATTGCCCACTTAATCCGAAGAGGAGGACTATTCTTCCTCCGTGTCGGGAGTTCCCCTCTTCCAAGTAATCCCGTCGCGACTGACCTCACAAAGACCGACAAGGCAATCCTGAAAGACCTCTTTCAGTCAGTGGGCCTGCGTACAGGAAGGAATGAAACAGCGAAAAAGCGAGCCGCACCAATACTCGGAAAATGGATGCCTATGCTTCCGCATCGTGGAGGATATACACCTGCTGCAGGAGCCTTCCTGCTCGAAGCGAAAAACCTACCGCGAACGTCAGGATCGACACGAAGCACGTGA